The following proteins are co-located in the Deinococcus metallilatus genome:
- a CDS encoding S9 family peptidase — translation MTVTPPRATKKHLTHELHGEPRPDDYHWLKTQGKADPEVLAYLHAENAWLDEVMAPLRGTQQAIYQELLSHVQERDDQPPVPEGDFAYFTRTEEGRAHPMFLRRPLGGGEEEVLLDLNALKEREGHANVWVYATRPSPDGRYWAYLLDTTGQEVFELRVLDTRTGELAEAPLTGVGGWTLAWGADSSHLYYVRDDATQRPYQLWRHTLGQPQDTDELLYQEDDPTFRVGAFLSENGDTLLLASEAGVTSEWHALDAHDPQARPQLILPRERGTEYSVTDGGDHWLALTNQGGASEFRLVTLPKQAGLTWADATDVLPHDPERYLTGMHLFRSHLLVSGREGGFTRLWVLPRLAEGYGAARRVEFPEASYTVKIGPNHVFETTSARILYTSLTRPPEHLDLDLNTLETVLIKVTPVPNYHPALYVSEQAWAVAPDGERVPVSLVRRRDTPLPAPTLLYGYGSYGFPIDPEFRSVRLPLLDRGWVWAIAHIRGGSELGRRWYDAGRLAHKMNTFTDFIAAAEHLRASGVATDLVAMGRSAGGLLMGAVLNLRPDLFRAAFVGVPFVDVLSTMLDESIPLTTGEYDEWGNPNEAEAYAGMRAYSPYDNLKAVTYPHLFVSTGLNDPRVAYWEPAKYVARLRDLRQPGSGELVLKTNLGAGHGGSSGRYDALQEIAEEYAFALAAVEGELDAEGQ, via the coding sequence ATGACCGTCACCCCACCGCGCGCCACGAAGAAGCACCTCACCCATGAGCTGCACGGCGAGCCCCGCCCCGACGACTACCACTGGCTGAAGACGCAGGGCAAGGCTGACCCGGAGGTCCTGGCCTACCTGCACGCCGAGAACGCCTGGCTGGACGAGGTGATGGCGCCCCTGCGCGGCACCCAGCAGGCCATCTACCAGGAACTCCTCTCGCATGTGCAGGAGCGCGACGACCAGCCGCCCGTGCCGGAAGGCGACTTCGCCTACTTCACCCGTACCGAGGAGGGCAGGGCGCACCCGATGTTCCTGCGCCGTCCGCTCGGCGGAGGAGAGGAGGAGGTGCTGCTCGACCTGAACGCCCTGAAGGAGCGCGAAGGCCACGCGAACGTCTGGGTGTATGCCACCCGCCCCAGCCCGGACGGACGGTACTGGGCCTACCTGCTCGACACGACCGGGCAGGAGGTCTTCGAGTTGCGCGTGCTGGACACCCGGACCGGCGAACTGGCCGAAGCTCCCCTGACCGGCGTCGGCGGTTGGACGCTCGCCTGGGGCGCGGACAGTTCCCACCTGTACTATGTCCGCGACGACGCCACGCAGCGGCCCTACCAGCTCTGGCGGCACACCCTGGGCCAGCCGCAGGACACGGACGAGTTGCTGTACCAGGAGGATGACCCGACCTTCCGCGTGGGGGCCTTTCTCTCCGAGAACGGGGACACGCTGCTGCTCGCCAGCGAGGCCGGGGTCACCTCCGAGTGGCACGCGCTGGACGCGCACGATCCGCAAGCGCGCCCCCAGCTCATCCTGCCCCGTGAGCGCGGCACCGAGTATTCGGTCACGGACGGTGGCGACCACTGGCTCGCCCTGACGAATCAGGGAGGCGCGTCCGAGTTCCGGCTGGTCACCCTGCCCAAACAGGCGGGGCTGACCTGGGCCGACGCGACGGACGTGCTGCCCCACGATCCGGAGCGTTACCTGACCGGGATGCACCTCTTCCGCTCGCACCTGCTCGTCTCAGGCCGTGAAGGTGGCTTTACCCGCCTGTGGGTGCTGCCCCGCCTCGCCGAAGGCTACGGCGCGGCCCGCCGGGTCGAGTTTCCCGAGGCGAGCTACACCGTCAAGATCGGCCCGAACCACGTGTTCGAGACGACTTCCGCCCGCATCCTGTACACCAGCCTCACCCGACCCCCCGAACACCTCGACCTCGACCTGAACACCCTGGAGACAGTGCTGATCAAGGTCACGCCGGTTCCCAACTACCATCCGGCGCTGTACGTCAGCGAGCAGGCCTGGGCGGTCGCCCCCGATGGCGAGCGGGTCCCCGTCAGCCTGGTCCGCCGCCGGGACACGCCCCTCCCCGCGCCGACGCTGCTATACGGCTACGGCAGCTACGGCTTTCCCATTGACCCGGAGTTCCGCTCTGTGCGCCTGCCGCTGCTGGACCGGGGCTGGGTGTGGGCCATCGCCCATATCCGGGGCGGCAGCGAGCTGGGCCGCCGCTGGTACGACGCGGGCAGGCTCGCGCACAAGATGAACACTTTCACCGACTTCATCGCCGCCGCCGAACATCTCCGGGCGAGCGGTGTGGCGACCGACCTCGTGGCGATGGGCCGCAGTGCGGGCGGCCTGCTGATGGGCGCCGTGCTGAACCTGCGCCCCGACCTCTTCCGCGCGGCCTTTGTGGGCGTGCCCTTCGTGGACGTGCTGTCCACCATGCTCGACGAGTCCATCCCCCTCACCACCGGCGAGTACGACGAGTGGGGCAACCCGAATGAAGCGGAGGCCTACGCTGGCATGCGCGCCTACAGCCCCTACGACAACCTGAAGGCGGTGACCTACCCGCACCTGTTCGTCTCGACCGGCCTGAATGACCCCCGCGTGGCCTACTGGGAACCCGCCAAGTACGTTGCCCGCCTGCGTGACCTGCGGCAGCCGGGCAGCGGCGAACTGGTGCTGAAGACGAACCTGGGGGCCGGACACGGCGGCTCCAGCGGAAGGTACGACGCCCTGCAAGAGATCGCGGAGGAATACGCCTTCGCGCTGGCCGCAGTGGAGGGGGAGCTGGACGCGGAAGGACAATAA
- a CDS encoding asparaginase has protein sequence MTGQRETGQAGRVIFMRGGLPESIHMVHVAVVDGGGQQVASCGDADLVTFPRSSSKPVQALPLALAAPELPGDELAIACASHAGTPEHLAVVERLLARSGSTAADLRCGTHPPFDPAAAADLIRHNEAPTPLHHNCSGKHAGMLLACVLNGWPREGYTEHAHPLQVCIRELHAELGSVTLNHVHAGTDGCSVPAFALPLHGMARLFARLAAPSGPLAPALERVFQAMTTHPFLVAGPGRLDTTLMPLVPGLAAKMGAEAFYGMALRETPHGPLGIAFKVQDGGERARPHVALAVLGALGLPVTEETRALAPATLHNWAGREVGTVEVEVPLKWA, from the coding sequence ATGACAGGGCAGCGGGAAACGGGGCAGGCCGGACGGGTCATCTTCATGCGCGGGGGGTTGCCGGAGAGCATCCACATGGTTCACGTCGCGGTGGTGGACGGGGGCGGGCAGCAGGTGGCGTCCTGTGGGGACGCGGACCTCGTGACCTTCCCGCGCAGCAGCAGCAAGCCGGTGCAGGCGCTCCCGCTGGCCCTGGCCGCGCCGGAGTTGCCGGGGGATGAACTCGCCATCGCATGTGCCAGCCACGCGGGGACGCCCGAGCATCTGGCGGTGGTGGAGCGGTTGCTGGCGCGTTCGGGCAGTACGGCCGCCGACCTGCGCTGCGGCACGCATCCGCCTTTCGACCCTGCGGCGGCGGCCGACCTGATCCGCCACAACGAGGCTCCCACGCCGCTGCATCACAACTGCTCGGGGAAGCACGCCGGGATGCTGCTCGCCTGCGTCCTGAACGGCTGGCCGCGCGAGGGGTACACGGAACACGCCCATCCGCTCCAGGTCTGCATCCGGGAACTGCACGCGGAACTGGGCAGCGTGACGCTGAACCATGTTCACGCGGGCACCGACGGATGCAGTGTGCCCGCCTTCGCCCTGCCGCTGCATGGCATGGCCCGCCTCTTCGCGCGGTTGGCGGCCCCCTCCGGACCCCTCGCCCCGGCGCTGGAGCGGGTGTTTCAGGCGATGACCACCCATCCCTTCCTGGTCGCCGGACCCGGACGGCTGGACACCACCCTGATGCCGCTGGTTCCCGGCCTCGCGGCCAAGATGGGCGCGGAAGCCTTTTACGGCATGGCCCTGCGCGAGACACCCCACGGCCCGCTGGGCATCGCGTTCAAGGTGCAGGACGGCGGCGAGCGGGCGCGGCCCCACGTCGCCCTCGCCGTGCTGGGGGCGCTGGGCTTGCCCGTCACGGAGGAGACGCGCGCCCTCGCCCCCGCCACGCTGCACAACTGGGCGGGTCGGGAGGTGGGGACGGTGGAGGTGGAGGTGCCGCTGAAGTGGGCCTGA
- the speA gene encoding biosynthetic arginine decarboxylase, with amino-acid sequence MTTSPSFSVADAAELYQVPNWSGGWFRVNDKGQVEVTPAPGLHAPLRPMIDEIVERGESLPVILRFPQVIAGRVKHLNEAFRNAIAEYGYNGHYQGVFPIKVNQRRVVVETIAAAGYEYAHGLEAGSKAELALCLAQKLNPNALLCCNGFKDDGFIKLALWGRTLGKNVVITIEKYSELDRILKQARALGVKPAIGVRFKLHARGSGQWEESGGDQAKFGLNAYELLRVVERLREENMLDSLVMLHTHIGSQITDIRRIKVAVREATQTYAGLIAAGAQLKYLNVGGGLGVDYDGSKTTFYASMNYTVGEYAADVVYTVQEVCKAREVPEPTIVSESGRALTAHHAVLVMPVVDVTGPTRDLEELAAPNEDSHQIVKDLEEILVNISARNYREMYNDAVGDKQTLHNLFDLGYVTLNDRARGEALFNAILRKIAKLIQGEKYVPDELEDLQKVLADKYICNFSLFQSLPDNWAIQALFPIVPLDRLNERPTRQGTLVDITCDSDGKIEKFIDLRDVKATLPLHEPGNRPYYLGAFLMGAYQDVLGSAHNLFGKVSEAHVTIRPGGKFHIDLFVRGQKARRMIESMGYEEPMLRDSIEDQADEALEAGTLTTEQENELLEDYGEELLGYTYLEYEEG; translated from the coding sequence TTGACGACTTCACCCTCTTTTTCTGTTGCTGACGCCGCCGAACTGTACCAGGTGCCCAACTGGAGCGGCGGCTGGTTTCGTGTGAACGACAAGGGTCAGGTCGAAGTGACCCCCGCGCCCGGCCTGCACGCCCCGCTGCGCCCGATGATCGACGAGATCGTGGAGCGCGGCGAGAGCTTGCCGGTGATCCTGCGTTTTCCGCAGGTGATCGCGGGCCGCGTCAAACATCTGAACGAGGCTTTCCGCAATGCCATTGCCGAATATGGGTACAACGGGCATTACCAGGGCGTGTTTCCGATCAAGGTCAACCAGCGCCGGGTGGTGGTCGAAACCATCGCCGCCGCCGGGTACGAGTACGCGCACGGGCTGGAGGCCGGGAGCAAGGCCGAACTCGCGCTGTGCCTGGCGCAGAAACTCAACCCCAATGCCCTGCTGTGCTGCAACGGCTTCAAGGACGACGGCTTCATCAAGCTCGCGCTGTGGGGCCGGACCCTCGGCAAGAACGTGGTCATCACCATCGAGAAGTACAGCGAGCTGGACCGCATCCTCAAGCAGGCCCGCGCGCTGGGCGTGAAGCCCGCCATCGGCGTGCGCTTCAAGCTGCATGCGCGCGGCTCCGGCCAGTGGGAGGAATCCGGCGGCGACCAGGCCAAGTTCGGGCTGAACGCCTACGAACTCCTGCGCGTGGTGGAGCGGCTGCGCGAGGAGAACATGCTCGACTCGCTGGTGATGCTGCACACCCACATCGGCTCGCAGATCACCGACATCCGCCGCATCAAGGTGGCGGTGCGCGAGGCCACCCAGACCTACGCGGGCCTGATCGCGGCGGGCGCGCAGCTCAAGTACCTCAACGTGGGCGGCGGCCTGGGCGTGGACTACGACGGCTCCAAGACCACCTTCTACGCCTCCATGAACTACACCGTGGGCGAGTACGCCGCCGACGTGGTGTACACCGTGCAGGAGGTCTGCAAGGCGCGCGAGGTGCCCGAACCTACCATCGTCTCCGAGTCGGGCCGCGCGCTGACCGCCCACCACGCCGTGCTGGTGATGCCAGTGGTGGACGTGACCGGCCCCACCCGCGACCTCGAAGAACTGGCCGCGCCGAACGAGGACAGCCACCAGATCGTCAAGGACCTGGAAGAAATCCTGGTCAACATCAGCGCCCGCAACTACCGCGAGATGTACAACGACGCGGTGGGCGACAAGCAGACGCTGCACAACCTCTTCGACCTGGGCTACGTCACCCTGAACGACCGCGCGCGCGGCGAGGCGCTCTTCAACGCGATCCTCCGCAAGATCGCCAAGCTGATCCAGGGCGAGAAGTACGTGCCCGACGAGCTGGAAGACCTCCAGAAAGTCCTGGCCGACAAGTACATCTGCAACTTCTCGCTGTTCCAGAGCCTGCCGGACAACTGGGCGATTCAGGCGCTCTTTCCGATTGTGCCGCTCGACCGCCTCAATGAGCGCCCCACCCGCCAGGGCACGCTGGTGGACATCACCTGCGACTCGGACGGCAAGATCGAGAAGTTCATCGACCTGCGCGACGTGAAGGCCACGCTGCCGCTGCACGAACCCGGCAACCGGCCCTATTACCTGGGGGCGTTCCTGATGGGCGCGTATCAGGACGTGCTGGGCAGCGCCCACAACCTCTTCGGCAAGGTCAGCGAGGCGCACGTGACCATCCGCCCCGGCGGCAAGTTCCACATTGACCTCTTCGTGCGCGGCCAGAAGGCCCGCCGCATGATCGAGTCGATGGGCTACGAGGAACCCATGCTGCGCGACTCCATCGAGGACCAGGCCGACGAGGCCCTGGAGGCGGGCACCCTGACCACCGAGCAGGAAAACGAGCTGCTGGAGGACTACGGCGAGGAGTTGCTGGGCTACACGTACCTGGAGTACGAGGAAGGCTGA
- a CDS encoding DUF1440 domain-containing protein: MNPFLKSALAGCAATLPMSVWMLAAQHFLLPRRERYPLPPEQITEHAAEAAGLDAVAENEPVLKAATVLNHFAYGAATGALYAPLRELPGSPVLKGMGLGLGVWTGSYLGLLPATGLLSSATEHPARRNALMIAAHLIWGGCTGVLAERKG; encoded by the coding sequence ATGAATCCCTTCCTGAAATCCGCCCTCGCCGGTTGCGCCGCCACCCTGCCCATGTCGGTCTGGATGCTGGCGGCGCAACACTTCCTGCTGCCCCGGCGCGAGCGGTATCCCCTGCCGCCTGAGCAGATCACCGAACATGCGGCGGAGGCGGCCGGACTGGACGCGGTGGCCGAGAATGAGCCGGTGCTCAAGGCGGCGACTGTCCTCAACCACTTCGCCTACGGGGCGGCCACGGGTGCCCTGTACGCGCCCCTGCGCGAACTGCCCGGCTCTCCCGTCCTGAAGGGGATGGGCCTGGGCCTCGGCGTCTGGACGGGCAGTTACCTGGGCCTGCTGCCCGCGACCGGCCTGCTGAGTTCCGCCACCGAACACCCCGCCCGCCGCAACGCGCTGATGATCGCGGCGCACCTGATCTGGGGCGGATGTACCGGGGTTCTGGCGGAGCGGAAGGGGTAG
- a CDS encoding AI-2E family transporter — protein MNRKWTVPEMLEGWWSRPPVRLLVYALLLVLLYVLARRLSSVLVMVAVAYGLAYLANPLLRWLEARGIGRGWGVLLLLVLVLGLVALLFWRLVTQVSSFVNSLPALADQLTQLLNAALSRTDGGSMMADLQYRLALYVQTKAHEITQNIGPILDQVLFSGPSLLGRLTGILGWLGQAGLVLTLALYFALDYARFGRGVLKVFPRDWQPTLARLSEDVSVSFGRSIRGQLLTGLGVGILAGLGLLLLKVPNPLALGLLTAVLYLVPYVGMVLATIPPLLQAIPQGTTTLALVAVLYFILNQVGGNVLGPMVMGRTTHINPAALMVAVLIGLGLAGVWGALLATPVALLLQRWAVRYWLPSRAYQGRTGQRGGQNGPEG, from the coding sequence TTGAACCGAAAATGGACCGTACCTGAAATGCTGGAGGGCTGGTGGTCCAGACCGCCGGTCCGGCTGCTGGTCTATGCGCTGCTGCTGGTGCTGCTGTACGTCCTGGCGCGGCGGCTGTCGAGCGTCCTGGTGATGGTCGCCGTGGCATACGGCCTGGCCTACCTCGCCAACCCCCTGCTGCGCTGGCTGGAGGCACGCGGGATCGGACGGGGCTGGGGCGTGCTGCTGCTGCTGGTGCTGGTCCTGGGCCTGGTGGCGCTGCTGTTCTGGCGGCTGGTGACCCAGGTCAGCAGTTTCGTGAACAGCCTGCCTGCCCTGGCGGACCAGCTCACCCAGCTTCTGAACGCCGCGCTGAGCCGTACCGATGGCGGGTCAATGATGGCCGACCTCCAGTACCGCCTGGCCCTCTACGTGCAGACCAAGGCGCACGAGATCACCCAGAACATCGGCCCGATTCTCGACCAGGTGCTGTTCTCCGGCCCCTCGCTGCTGGGGAGGCTGACCGGCATCCTGGGCTGGCTGGGGCAGGCGGGGCTGGTGCTGACACTGGCCCTGTACTTCGCCCTGGACTATGCCCGCTTCGGGCGCGGCGTCCTGAAGGTGTTCCCGCGGGACTGGCAGCCGACCCTGGCGCGCCTCTCGGAAGATGTCAGCGTCTCCTTTGGCCGCTCCATCCGGGGCCAGCTCCTGACGGGGCTGGGCGTGGGCATCCTCGCGGGGCTGGGGCTGCTGCTGCTCAAGGTGCCCAACCCGCTGGCGCTGGGCCTGCTGACCGCCGTGCTGTATCTGGTGCCCTACGTCGGCATGGTCCTGGCGACCATCCCCCCGCTGCTCCAGGCCATCCCGCAGGGCACCACCACCCTGGCGCTGGTGGCCGTCCTGTACTTCATCCTCAACCAGGTGGGCGGCAATGTCCTCGGCCCGATGGTGATGGGCCGCACCACCCACATCAACCCGGCCGCCCTGATGGTCGCGGTGCTGATCGGCCTGGGGCTGGCGGGTGTGTGGGGCGCGCTGCTTGCCACGCCGGTCGCCCTGCTGCTGCAACGCTGGGCCGTGCGCTACTGGCTGCCCAGCCGCGCCTATCAGGGCCGCACGGGACAGCGAGGGGGGCAGAACGGCCCGGAGGGGTGA
- a CDS encoding class I SAM-dependent RNA methyltransferase, which yields MPEALITLEIEKLVAGGLGLARDESGVVLVRGALPGERVEAAVRPGRGVRQGVTREVLRASPDRVEAPDLPTLDLAHAAYPAQLVYKRGFVEEALSRIAKLRHPVAGTVPSPHEWHYRNTAQYLVTPRGLAYRERRGREPLVVGQDPLVMEQIQAVMDRLDPQHLDPATEVAFRASRLTGEVVAALIGAGEPRNFLRASDHLLDAGVVGVSLAQPAGRRFGAGVRLIAGEAEIQEQFGRVRVGVTATGFAQVNPEAAGLAYLHAAELAGSGLHAVDLYGGAGAIGRHLAPHFDRVTVLDTAAEALSRGRQAVALSGERNVTYRSGDAARFSELGTDVIVVDPPRAGLDEGARDHIHASTADRLVYVSCDPATWARDVGDLTRRGWKLGEVTPHDFYPQTSHVEVVSVLNR from the coding sequence ATGCCTGAAGCCCTGATCACGCTGGAAATCGAGAAACTCGTCGCCGGAGGGCTGGGCCTCGCGCGGGATGAGTCCGGCGTGGTGCTGGTGCGCGGCGCGCTGCCGGGCGAGCGGGTGGAGGCGGCGGTCAGGCCGGGCCGCGGCGTGCGCCAGGGCGTGACCCGGGAGGTGCTGCGCGCGAGCCCCGACCGGGTGGAAGCCCCCGACCTCCCCACGCTGGACCTTGCCCACGCGGCCTACCCCGCGCAACTGGTCTACAAGCGCGGCTTCGTGGAAGAGGCCCTCTCGCGCATTGCCAAGCTGCGGCATCCGGTGGCCGGGACGGTACCCAGCCCGCACGAGTGGCACTACCGCAACACGGCGCAGTACCTCGTGACGCCCCGGGGCCTGGCCTACCGCGAACGGCGGGGCCGCGAGCCGCTGGTGGTCGGCCAGGACCCGCTGGTGATGGAACAGATTCAGGCCGTGATGGACCGCCTGGACCCGCAGCACCTCGACCCCGCCACGGAGGTCGCCTTCCGCGCCAGCCGCCTGACCGGCGAGGTGGTGGCGGCGCTGATCGGCGCGGGCGAGCCGAGGAACTTCCTGCGCGCCAGCGACCACCTGCTCGACGCCGGGGTGGTCGGCGTGAGCCTGGCCCAGCCCGCCGGAAGACGCTTCGGCGCGGGCGTGCGCCTGATCGCGGGCGAGGCCGAGATTCAGGAGCAGTTCGGGCGCGTGCGGGTGGGCGTGACCGCGACCGGCTTCGCGCAGGTGAACCCGGAGGCGGCGGGCCTGGCGTACCTCCACGCGGCGGAACTGGCCGGGAGCGGGCTGCACGCGGTGGACCTGTACGGCGGTGCGGGCGCCATCGGTCGCCACCTCGCCCCCCACTTCGACCGGGTCACGGTCCTCGACACGGCGGCGGAGGCCCTGTCGCGTGGTCGGCAGGCGGTGGCCCTCAGCGGTGAGCGCAACGTCACCTACCGCAGCGGCGACGCGGCCCGCTTCAGCGAGCTGGGCACCGACGTGATCGTGGTCGATCCCCCCCGCGCCGGGCTGGATGAGGGCGCCCGCGACCACATCCACGCCAGCACCGCCGACCGCCTGGTGTACGTGAGCTGCGACCCCGCGACCTGGGCACGCGACGTGGGCGACCTGACGCGGCGCGGCTGGAAGCTGGGCGAAGTCACGCCGCACGACTTCTACCCCCAGACCAGCCACGTGGAAGTGGTCAGCGTCCTCAACCGCTGA
- a CDS encoding NAD(P)/FAD-dependent oxidoreductase produces the protein MLDVLVVGAGLAGLTAARVLTRAGRRVRVLEAAEQIGGRVTTREVDGFTLDDGYQVLFPAYPAVRRQLDLNALDLVPVPSAAVVRQGTRAQVLGDPLRDPASLPGTLTARALTLGDKLRVARLAASLRAPAPHTLLNGPDETTEAYLRRQGFSEAALDHFFRPFFGGIFLRRDLHTSARLFRYVFRMLMDGGAALPRAGMAAIPAQLARDVDVKTGVRVMRLLPHGQTPGSGPVTAVTSAGDLDARSVIVATDPHTAQALTGEPVARGSLDSTSLSYAAPRALDHQPRLLLNAEGGLINTAQWLSEVLPERVPAGQHLLTVSVLGLPDLDDAALDARVRGELSRWYGAGVDTLRTLGIWRIRHAQYPQPPEYAATLPGHATGLPGVLLASEVTSMSSIQGAVESGEKAAAILLGDLAGMSRPRGA, from the coding sequence ATGCTGGACGTTCTGGTGGTGGGCGCGGGGCTGGCGGGCCTGACGGCGGCGCGCGTGCTGACGCGGGCGGGGCGGCGCGTGCGGGTGCTGGAGGCGGCCGAGCAGATCGGCGGGCGCGTGACGACGCGCGAGGTGGACGGCTTCACGCTGGACGACGGGTATCAGGTGCTGTTCCCGGCCTATCCGGCAGTGAGGCGGCAGCTCGACCTGAACGCGCTGGACCTGGTGCCGGTGCCGTCCGCGGCCGTGGTGCGGCAGGGCACGCGGGCGCAGGTGCTGGGCGACCCCCTCCGCGACCCGGCCAGCCTGCCGGGCACCCTGACCGCCCGGGCGCTGACGCTGGGCGACAAGCTGCGGGTGGCCCGGCTGGCGGCCAGTCTGCGCGCGCCTGCTCCCCACACCCTGCTGAACGGCCCGGATGAAACCACCGAGGCATATTTACGCCGTCAGGGGTTCAGCGAGGCGGCGCTCGACCACTTCTTCCGCCCCTTCTTCGGGGGAATCTTTCTGCGGCGTGACCTGCACACCAGCGCGCGGCTCTTCCGCTACGTCTTCCGCATGCTGATGGACGGCGGCGCGGCGCTGCCCCGCGCGGGCATGGCCGCGATTCCCGCCCAGCTCGCGCGCGACGTGGACGTGAAGACCGGCGTGCGCGTCATGCGCCTGCTGCCGCACGGCCAGACGCCGGGCAGCGGCCCGGTGACCGCCGTCACCTCGGCCGGGGACCTTGACGCCCGCTCGGTGATCGTCGCCACCGACCCTCACACCGCGCAGGCCCTGACAGGCGAACCGGTCGCGCGCGGCAGCCTGGACAGCACTTCTCTCTCCTACGCCGCGCCCCGCGCGCTCGACCACCAGCCCCGCCTCCTGCTGAATGCGGAGGGCGGCCTGATCAACACCGCGCAGTGGCTCAGCGAGGTCCTGCCGGAGCGGGTGCCTGCCGGGCAGCACCTCCTGACCGTGTCGGTCCTGGGCCTGCCCGACCTGGATGACGCGGCGCTAGACGCGCGCGTGCGCGGCGAACTGAGCCGCTGGTACGGCGCAGGCGTGGACACCCTCCGGACCCTGGGCATCTGGCGCATCCGCCACGCGCAGTACCCGCAGCCGCCCGAGTACGCCGCCACGCTCCCCGGCCACGCCACCGGCCTGCCCGGCGTGCTCCTCGCCTCCGAGGTCACCTCCATGAGCAGCATCCAGGGCGCGGTGGAAAGCGGTGAAAAGGCCGCCGCCATCCTGCTGGGCGACCTGGCAGGCATGAGCCGCCCGCGCGGGGCCTGA
- a CDS encoding ADP-ribosylglycohydrolase family protein, with protein MPDPHLQTLLSLTAADALGAATEFKTPSVIRARYGESITDYQPGSVFGFAPGEGTDDSQMTVATLLGYGRGGGLESVLAALRAWLETGPPDVGGLTRAALRSSALDGGVRAWAESGFQSAGNGGLMRIAAVWVAGCRGEVLARESATVTALTHADPRCVYASVFLTAFLEALHAGQPYRNAAEAALRVMDGLDARRVLLDAGILGLTTRAAHDAFRERERQARAQVRARVRAGLEGQLTSQSGFVLDTLEAAVAHAGAANWLACVEPAVLRGDDSDTVACVVGAMAGVRGLEVPAHLLPPLRLGHSWPGWEREWPCTGHFPAVVAAARDRD; from the coding sequence ATGCCCGACCCCCACCTCCAGACCCTCCTCTCCCTGACCGCCGCCGACGCACTGGGCGCGGCGACCGAGTTCAAGACGCCTTCAGTGATCCGCGCCCGCTACGGCGAGAGCATTACCGACTACCAGCCGGGGAGCGTGTTCGGCTTCGCGCCCGGCGAGGGCACCGACGACAGCCAGATGACGGTGGCGACCCTGCTGGGCTACGGGCGAGGCGGGGGACTGGAGAGCGTCCTGGCTGCTCTGCGCGCGTGGCTGGAGACTGGACCTCCGGACGTGGGCGGCCTGACCCGCGCAGCTCTGAGGTCCAGCGCACTTGATGGCGGCGTGCGGGCCTGGGCCGAAAGCGGGTTTCAGAGTGCTGGAAACGGTGGCCTGATGCGAATTGCGGCGGTCTGGGTGGCCGGTTGCCGGGGGGAGGTCCTGGCCCGCGAATCGGCCACGGTCACGGCCCTCACGCACGCTGACCCACGCTGCGTCTATGCGAGCGTCTTCCTGACCGCGTTTCTGGAAGCCCTGCACGCCGGGCAGCCTTACCGGAACGCGGCAGAGGCGGCCCTGCGCGTGATGGACGGTCTGGACGCCCGCCGCGTCCTGCTGGATGCCGGAATCCTCGGCCTGACCACGCGGGCGGCGCACGACGCCTTCCGCGAACGGGAGCGCCAGGCCCGCGCCCAGGTGCGCGCCCGCGTCCGCGCCGGGCTGGAGGGGCAACTGACCTCCCAGAGCGGCTTCGTGCTGGACACGCTGGAGGCGGCGGTGGCCCACGCGGGGGCCGCAAACTGGCTGGCCTGCGTGGAACCCGCCGTGCTGCGCGGCGACGACAGTGACACGGTGGCCTGTGTGGTGGGGGCGATGGCCGGGGTGCGCGGGCTGGAAGTCCCCGCCCATCTCCTCCCGCCGCTGCGGCTGGGGCACAGTTGGCCGGGCTGGGAGCGTGAGTGGCCTTGCACCGGGCATTTTCCGGCCGTGGTGGCGGCGGCACGTGACCGGGACTGA
- a CDS encoding peroxiredoxin family protein, with product MDWPAPEEFVHGDPLPPPTAWERPGLVMFFNLECPGCVSRGIPFLKRLHSEFGERVNLLALHTSRGHRLLPRGDVEPTLVKFARDYARLPFPVALDLSGDLARSWETEGTPHWLAFAPGGELLRSVYGSQENAQMRLQYLLEEVVGNG from the coding sequence ATGGACTGGCCCGCTCCCGAGGAGTTCGTTCACGGCGACCCCCTCCCGCCGCCGACCGCGTGGGAACGGCCCGGTTTGGTGATGTTCTTCAACCTGGAGTGTCCCGGTTGCGTCTCACGCGGGATTCCCTTTCTCAAGCGGCTGCACTCCGAATTCGGGGAACGGGTCAACCTGCTGGCCCTGCACACCAGCCGGGGCCACCGCCTGCTGCCGCGCGGGGACGTGGAGCCGACGCTGGTGAAGTTCGCGCGGGACTACGCGCGGCTCCCCTTCCCCGTCGCGCTGGACCTGTCCGGGGACCTCGCCCGATCGTGGGAGACGGAGGGCACGCCGCACTGGCTGGCCTTCGCACCGGGCGGCGAACTGCTGCGGAGCGTGTACGGGAGCCAGGAGAACGCGCAGATGCGGCTCCAGTATCTGCTGGAGGAGGTGGTGGGGAACGGCTAG